A single genomic interval of Candidatus Methylomirabilota bacterium harbors:
- a CDS encoding ABC transporter substrate-binding protein, which yields MNWVRVNAVMLAAMVALMAIAAAPASAGVPTDQLRGAVERVLKALDDPSLKGQGKLGERRVAVRKIANEIFDFAEIAKRSLAQHWQPLSEAQRNEFVGLFADLLERSYISKIETYGGEKIQYTAERMDGDYATVSTKIVTKNGTEVPVDYRMVKRADHWLVYDVSIEGVSLVSSYRTQFNKIIQTSSYNELVTKLRTKQDELMAEDKAQKKKL from the coding sequence ATGAACTGGGTTCGGGTGAACGCGGTGATGCTGGCGGCGATGGTGGCCCTGATGGCGATCGCGGCGGCTCCCGCCTCGGCGGGAGTACCGACCGATCAGCTGCGCGGCGCGGTCGAGCGGGTGCTGAAGGCCCTGGACGATCCGTCGCTCAAGGGCCAGGGCAAGCTCGGGGAGCGCCGAGTCGCGGTCCGCAAGATCGCCAACGAGATCTTCGACTTCGCGGAGATCGCCAAGCGCTCGCTCGCCCAGCACTGGCAGCCGCTCTCCGAGGCGCAGCGCAACGAGTTCGTGGGCCTCTTCGCCGATCTGCTCGAGCGCTCCTACATCTCCAAGATCGAGACCTACGGCGGCGAGAAGATCCAGTACACCGCGGAGCGGATGGACGGCGACTACGCCACCGTGTCCACCAAGATCGTCACCAAGAACGGCACCGAGGTCCCGGTCGACTACCGCATGGTCAAGCGCGCCGACCACTGGCTCGTCTACGACGTCAGCATCGAGGGCGTGAGCCTGGTGTCGAGCTACCGCACCCAGTTCAACAAGATCATCCAGACGTCCTCCTACAACGAGCTCGTCACCAAGCTGCGCACCAAGCAGGACGAGCTGATGGCGGAGGACAAGGCGCAGAAGAAGAAGCTGTGA
- a CDS encoding MlaE family lipid ABC transporter permease subunit has translation MFSSSPPDPWPLPLRPVAALGRVTLDVIEALGRFGVFLVQAVAAAFIPPFKLGRLLDRIHFIGFRSLTIVILTGAFTGMVLGLQIFLTLSRFGSEAYLGPAVALSLIRELGPVLCAVFVTGLAGSALTAEIGIMKITEQIDALQVMALNPVRYLVVPALIAGLITFPLMVSIFDVVGIFGGYLVGVKLLGLSAGTYFGEMRTFVDWSDLMTGYWKALSFGLIVPWVCTYKGFHCGHGAEGVARATTQAVVLASVLILVWDYFLGSVLP, from the coding sequence ATGTTTTCGTCGTCTCCTCCCGACCCGTGGCCGCTTCCGCTGCGTCCGGTCGCGGCGCTGGGCCGGGTGACCCTCGACGTGATCGAGGCGCTCGGGCGCTTCGGCGTCTTCCTGGTACAGGCCGTCGCGGCCGCGTTCATCCCGCCCTTCAAGCTCGGCCGCTTGCTCGACCGCATCCACTTCATCGGGTTTCGCTCCCTGACCATCGTAATCCTGACCGGCGCATTCACCGGCATGGTGCTGGGCCTGCAGATCTTCCTGACCCTCTCGCGCTTCGGCTCCGAGGCCTACCTGGGGCCGGCGGTGGCCCTGTCGCTCATCCGCGAGCTGGGACCGGTGCTGTGTGCGGTGTTCGTGACCGGGCTGGCCGGCTCCGCGCTCACCGCCGAGATCGGCATCATGAAGATCACCGAGCAGATCGACGCCCTGCAGGTCATGGCGCTCAACCCGGTCCGCTACCTGGTGGTGCCGGCGTTGATCGCGGGGCTCATCACCTTTCCGCTCATGGTGTCGATCTTCGACGTGGTCGGCATCTTCGGCGGCTATCTGGTCGGCGTGAAATTGCTGGGCCTCTCCGCGGGCACCTACTTCGGTGAGATGCGGACCTTCGTGGACTGGTCCGATCTGATGACCGGATACTGGAAGGCGCTCTCCTTCGGCCTGATCGTCCCGTGGGTGTGCACCTACAAGGGCTTTCACTGCGGCCACGGCGCGGAGGGCGTCGCGCGGGCGACCACCCAGGCGGTGGTCCTGGCCTCGGTGCTCATCCTGGTGTGGGACTACTTCCTGGGCTCCGTGCTGCCGTGA
- a CDS encoding acyloxyacyl hydrolase: protein MSAIGNLTRWAVVVLAVLAVVRPAAAYDPETAFAKGTTIFGLQVGGGVHNNIEEHGTVSDISFVNFTPRVSHLFFSPFGSGLLRSAFEPGLEGWFQYYLSPKESTAEGLKVAFRYHFIGLGRLVPYLEVTAGAGGTSLRVPEIDSSFTFVLEGGAGLAYFVTDRVAVNFGYRFQHISNGNTSQPNRGFNSDSGVLGVSYFFK from the coding sequence ATGAGCGCGATCGGGAACCTGACACGGTGGGCCGTCGTGGTGCTGGCGGTGCTGGCGGTGGTGCGGCCGGCGGCCGCCTACGACCCCGAGACCGCCTTCGCCAAGGGCACGACGATCTTCGGCCTGCAGGTGGGTGGGGGCGTGCACAACAACATCGAGGAGCACGGGACGGTCAGCGACATCTCGTTCGTCAACTTCACTCCGCGGGTGTCGCACCTGTTCTTCTCGCCCTTCGGATCCGGGCTGCTGCGCAGTGCCTTCGAGCCCGGGCTCGAAGGATGGTTCCAGTACTACCTGTCGCCGAAGGAGTCCACCGCCGAGGGACTGAAGGTAGCCTTCCGCTACCACTTCATCGGGCTCGGCCGGCTGGTGCCCTACCTCGAGGTCACCGCGGGCGCGGGCGGCACCAGTCTCCGGGTGCCGGAGATCGACTCGTCGTTCACCTTCGTGCTCGAGGGCGGGGCCGGGCTGGCCTACTTCGTGACCGACAGGGTCGCGGTGAACTTCGGCTATCGCTTCCAGCACATCTCGAACGGGAACACGTCGCAGCCGAATCGGGGGTTCAACTCCGACTCGGGCGTGCTCGGCGTCTCGTACTTCTTCAAGTGA
- the hpnH gene encoding adenosyl-hopene transferase HpnH produces MSVPLSQMWTVATYVLRQKLARRQRYPFVLMLEPLFRCNLACAGCGKIQYPAQILRKNLSVEKCLAAVEECGAPIVSIPGGEPLMYPDIDRLVVELVRRKKYVYLCTNAILLKEKLDLFTPSKYLSFSVHMDGLRDEHDEAVCRDGVYDQAVPAIREAVARGFRVTTNSTLFDGASPLRMREFFDEMMNLGVEGMMVSPGYSYSKAPDQEHFLLQSRTHELFSRMLSAPKKRWRFNQSPLFLRFLMGKKDFECTPWGNPTYNMFGWQRPCYLLQEGYARTFRELMETTPWENYGKKSGNEKCRDCMVHCGYEATAVDYTFSSVRGFVETVGVTLTGKL; encoded by the coding sequence ATGAGCGTTCCGCTGTCTCAGATGTGGACGGTCGCGACGTACGTGCTGCGCCAGAAGCTCGCGCGGCGCCAGCGCTATCCGTTCGTGCTGATGCTGGAGCCTCTGTTCCGCTGCAACCTGGCCTGCGCCGGCTGCGGCAAGATCCAGTATCCGGCCCAGATCCTCCGCAAGAACCTCAGCGTCGAGAAGTGCCTCGCCGCGGTGGAGGAGTGCGGGGCGCCCATCGTCAGCATCCCGGGCGGCGAGCCGCTGATGTACCCGGACATCGACCGTCTGGTGGTCGAGCTGGTGCGGCGGAAAAAGTACGTGTATCTCTGCACAAACGCCATCCTGCTCAAGGAAAAGCTCGACCTGTTCACCCCGTCCAAGTACCTGTCGTTCAGCGTGCACATGGACGGGTTGCGGGACGAGCATGACGAGGCGGTTTGCCGCGACGGGGTCTACGACCAGGCGGTGCCCGCGATCCGGGAAGCGGTGGCGCGGGGCTTCCGGGTGACCACCAACAGCACCCTCTTCGACGGAGCCTCGCCGCTGCGGATGCGCGAGTTCTTCGACGAGATGATGAACCTGGGCGTCGAGGGCATGATGGTCTCCCCGGGCTACAGCTACTCGAAGGCGCCCGACCAGGAGCACTTCCTGCTGCAGTCGCGCACCCACGAGCTGTTCTCGCGGATGCTCTCTGCGCCGAAGAAGCGCTGGCGCTTCAACCAGTCGCCGCTGTTCCTGCGCTTCCTGATGGGCAAGAAGGACTTCGAGTGCACGCCCTGGGGCAATCCGACCTACAACATGTTCGGATGGCAGCGGCCCTGCTACCTGCTGCAGGAGGGCTACGCGCGCACCTTCCGGGAGCTGATGGAGACCACGCCCTGGGAGAACTACGGCAAGAAGAGCGGCAACGAGAAGTGCCGCGACTGCATGGTGCACTGCGGGTACGAGGCCACCGCGGTCGACTACACCTTCAGCTCGGTGCGCGGCTTCGTCGAGACGGTCGGAGTCACCCTGACCGGCAAGCTGTAG
- the hpnA gene encoding hopanoid-associated sugar epimerase yields the protein MDALVTGGTGFVGANLVRELLADGHAVRVLARPGGDRRALDGCAVEIVEGDLLDAASLRRAVSGARHVYHAAADYRLWAPDLRVIYRANVDGTRHLLQAAADAGAERIVYTSTVGAVGIPKDGTPGDEATPVSLADMVGAYKASKFLAERVADEWAARGAPVVIVNPSAPIGPWDVKPTPTGQMLVDFMNGKMIGSVDTGLNVVDVRDVARGHILAARKGRVGERYILGHRNLSLLEIFRMLSALTGVPAPRFRVPYAVAWIAAAAMEGVARVTRRPPAVALTAVRMARKRMYFSAEKAVRELGLPQTPAETALADAVRWFTDHGYVSVRPPRAA from the coding sequence ATGGACGCGCTCGTCACCGGCGGCACCGGGTTCGTGGGAGCGAACCTGGTGCGCGAGCTGCTGGCGGACGGCCACGCGGTGCGGGTGCTCGCGCGGCCCGGTGGCGATCGTCGCGCGCTCGACGGCTGCGCGGTGGAGATCGTCGAGGGCGATCTGCTCGACGCCGCCTCCTTGCGGCGCGCGGTCTCGGGGGCCCGCCACGTCTACCACGCGGCCGCCGACTACCGGCTCTGGGCGCCGGACCTGCGCGTCATCTATCGCGCGAACGTCGACGGCACCCGGCACCTGCTGCAGGCCGCCGCCGACGCGGGCGCGGAGCGGATCGTCTACACCTCCACGGTGGGGGCGGTCGGCATTCCGAAGGACGGCACGCCCGGCGACGAGGCCACGCCGGTGTCGCTCGCCGACATGGTGGGCGCGTACAAGGCGTCCAAGTTCCTGGCCGAGCGCGTGGCCGACGAATGGGCCGCGCGCGGCGCCCCGGTGGTGATCGTGAACCCGTCGGCGCCCATCGGCCCCTGGGACGTGAAGCCCACGCCCACCGGGCAGATGCTCGTGGACTTCATGAACGGCAAGATGATCGGCTCGGTGGACACCGGGCTCAACGTGGTCGACGTGCGGGACGTCGCGCGCGGTCACATCCTGGCCGCCCGGAAGGGACGGGTGGGGGAGCGCTACATCCTGGGCCACCGCAACCTGTCGCTGCTCGAGATCTTCCGCATGCTCTCCGCGCTCACCGGAGTGCCGGCGCCGCGATTCCGGGTGCCCTACGCGGTGGCCTGGATCGCCGCGGCCGCGATGGAAGGCGTCGCGCGCGTCACGCGCCGGCCTCCCGCGGTGGCGCTCACCGCGGTGCGCATGGCGCGCAAGCGCATGTACTTCTCGGCGGAGAAAGCCGTCCGCGAGCTGGGCCTGCCGCAGACCCCGGCCGAGACCGCCCTGGCCGACGCGGTCCGCTGGTTCACGGATCACGGGTACGTCAGCGTCCGGCCGCCGAGGGCCGCGTGA
- a CDS encoding carotenoid biosynthesis protein: protein MLGLIATQLVGTATLRPYVIGFLVLFLIAATRDLGTRRTVCYLGWALGVALAAELASTRVGFPFGLYHYTGDTRGLELFVSNVPFFSPLSFPFLAYASFCLARLVLPRTWAASCGGRVRMVLLAGVLMTLLDVVIDPLAVLGDRWFLGRVFYYPAGGVYFGVPLSNFIGWLLVGWAMVGGLVATGQSGAGPPLLGVVLYGLVLVFNLSMTFWIGESGLAGVGIVVHLTTFLLLYAVSRAAVGRWSSGALGVSAASGRGRAS, encoded by the coding sequence ATGCTCGGTTTGATCGCGACGCAGCTCGTCGGTACCGCGACCCTTCGCCCCTACGTGATCGGCTTCCTCGTCCTCTTCCTCATCGCGGCGACCCGCGACCTCGGCACGCGGCGTACCGTGTGCTATCTGGGCTGGGCCCTGGGTGTCGCATTGGCCGCCGAGCTGGCCTCGACGCGCGTCGGCTTCCCGTTCGGCCTGTACCACTACACCGGCGACACGCGCGGCCTCGAGCTGTTCGTCTCCAACGTCCCGTTCTTCTCGCCGCTGTCCTTCCCCTTCCTCGCCTACGCCTCCTTCTGCCTCGCGCGCCTGGTGCTGCCGCGCACGTGGGCGGCCAGCTGCGGCGGCCGGGTGCGCATGGTGCTGCTGGCGGGCGTGCTGATGACCCTGCTCGACGTGGTGATCGATCCGCTGGCCGTCCTCGGCGACCGATGGTTCCTCGGCCGGGTCTTCTACTACCCGGCCGGCGGCGTCTATTTCGGCGTGCCGCTGTCGAACTTCATCGGGTGGCTGCTGGTCGGCTGGGCCATGGTCGGCGGCCTGGTCGCGACGGGCCAGTCCGGGGCGGGGCCGCCCCTCCTCGGGGTCGTGCTCTATGGCCTGGTGCTCGTCTTCAACTTGAGCATGACCTTCTGGATCGGCGAATCGGGCCTCGCCGGGGTGGGAATAGTGGTTCATCTGACGACGTTTCTGCTACTGTATGCCGTCAGCCGGGCTGCGGTCGGTCGGTGGTCGTCCGGGGCCCTGGGGGTGTCCGCGGCGTCCGGCAGGGGTCGGGCGTCCTAA
- the ispH gene encoding 4-hydroxy-3-methylbut-2-enyl diphosphate reductase encodes MTTPALQQIVLAGPRGFCAGVDRAIDIVELALQVCPPPIYVRKEIVHNRHVVEALRAKGAHFVDELDEVPDDATVIFSAHGISPAVRAEAQRRGLRVIDATCPLVTKVHLEAVRYAREGYSIILVGHADHDEVVGTMGEAPERMFLIAHPEDVDKLDVPDPDKVAYLTQTTLSVDDTRDCIAALRRRFPKIAGPAKDDICYATQNRQAAVKTVAGAVDVLLVIGAANSSNANRLVEVSTVMGTPSYLINDKNDIRPEWLEGAGRVGVTAGASTPEFLVTEVVEALRRERGSNVREVHVVEEDVRFGLPRELEDIARAAGKTLPPRGGAMTVS; translated from the coding sequence ATGACCACGCCGGCGTTGCAGCAGATCGTCCTGGCCGGGCCGCGCGGCTTCTGCGCCGGCGTGGACCGCGCGATCGACATCGTCGAGCTCGCCCTGCAGGTCTGTCCGCCCCCGATCTACGTCCGCAAGGAGATCGTGCACAACCGCCACGTGGTGGAGGCCCTCCGGGCCAAGGGGGCCCACTTCGTCGACGAGCTGGACGAGGTCCCGGACGACGCCACCGTGATCTTCAGCGCCCACGGCATCTCGCCCGCGGTCCGCGCGGAGGCCCAGCGGCGCGGCCTGCGGGTCATCGACGCCACGTGCCCGCTCGTCACCAAGGTGCACCTGGAGGCGGTGCGCTACGCCCGTGAGGGATACTCGATCATCCTGGTCGGGCACGCCGATCACGACGAGGTGGTGGGCACCATGGGCGAGGCGCCGGAACGCATGTTCCTCATCGCGCATCCCGAGGACGTCGACAAGCTGGACGTGCCAGACCCGGACAAGGTCGCCTACCTAACCCAGACCACGCTCTCGGTGGACGATACGCGCGACTGCATCGCGGCGCTGCGCCGGCGCTTTCCCAAGATCGCCGGACCGGCCAAGGACGACATCTGCTACGCGACCCAGAACCGCCAGGCCGCGGTGAAGACGGTGGCGGGGGCGGTGGACGTGCTGCTGGTCATCGGCGCGGCCAACAGCTCGAACGCGAATCGGCTCGTCGAGGTGTCGACCGTGATGGGAACGCCGTCCTATCTCATCAACGACAAGAACGACATCCGGCCCGAGTGGCTGGAGGGGGCCGGCCGGGTGGGCGTCACCGCGGGCGCCTCCACGCCCGAGTTCCTGGTGACCGAGGTGGTCGAGGCGCTGCGGCGCGAGCGCGGCTCGAACGTCCGCGAGGTCCACGTGGTCGAGGAGGACGTGCGTTTCGGCCTGCCCCGCGAGCTGGAGGACATCGCGCGGGCGGCCGGCAAGACCTTGCCGCCTCGCGGTGGCGCGATGACGGTGAGCTAG
- a CDS encoding fumarylacetoacetate hydrolase family protein — translation MRLVTFRRGRGEPKPGALWQEHVFDLAGLAKDLATQRGTVRRGRGGFPRTVLDIVQGGEAAMSLTREAWEYGQRLVGQTAAEDLAQRRLAYPQKRVRLLAPIPSPSRNIFCLGRNYADHAAERGAAAPDHPVYFTKPATSVVGPGDDVVHHAITKELDHEVELAVVIGVGGRDIPRADALKHVFGYTIVNDVTARDLQKRHQQWFKGKSLDTFCPMGPVLVTADELPDPQGLAISLRVNGQLRQSSHTSKMIFPVAQCIEVLSQGMTLLPGDVIATGTPEGVGAATGNFLKAGDRIEAEVEQIGILHSKVVRP, via the coding sequence ATGCGGCTCGTCACCTTTCGCCGTGGCCGCGGGGAGCCCAAGCCCGGCGCGCTCTGGCAGGAGCACGTCTTCGATCTGGCCGGTCTCGCCAAGGACCTGGCCACCCAGCGCGGGACGGTGCGCCGCGGCCGCGGCGGATTCCCGCGGACCGTGCTCGACATCGTGCAAGGCGGCGAGGCGGCCATGTCGCTCACCCGCGAGGCGTGGGAGTACGGCCAGCGGCTCGTCGGCCAGACCGCGGCCGAGGACCTGGCCCAGCGGCGGCTGGCCTACCCGCAGAAGCGAGTGCGGCTGCTCGCGCCGATCCCGTCGCCCTCGCGGAACATCTTCTGCCTGGGGCGCAACTACGCCGATCACGCGGCCGAGCGCGGGGCGGCGGCGCCGGATCATCCGGTGTATTTCACCAAGCCGGCCACCTCGGTGGTGGGCCCGGGCGACGACGTGGTCCACCACGCGATCACCAAGGAGCTGGACCACGAGGTCGAGCTGGCGGTGGTCATCGGCGTCGGCGGACGGGACATCCCGCGCGCCGACGCGCTGAAGCACGTCTTCGGCTACACCATCGTCAACGACGTGACCGCGCGCGATCTGCAGAAGCGCCACCAGCAGTGGTTCAAGGGCAAGTCGCTCGACACCTTCTGCCCGATGGGCCCGGTGCTGGTCACCGCCGACGAGCTGCCCGATCCGCAGGGTCTCGCCATCTCGCTCCGGGTGAACGGGCAGTTGCGGCAGTCGAGCCACACCTCGAAGATGATCTTCCCGGTGGCCCAGTGCATCGAGGTGCTCTCGCAGGGCATGACGCTGCTGCCCGGCGACGTGATCGCGACCGGCACCCCGGAAGGCGTGGGGGCGGCCACCGGCAACTTCCTGAAGGCGGGCGATCGCATCGAGGCCGAGGTCGAGCAGATCGGCATTCTGCACAGCAAGGTCGTCCGCCCCTAA
- a CDS encoding ABC transporter ATP-binding protein, translated as MIRVRGLQKRFDAQAVLRGLDLDIATGEIMVVIGRSGGGKSVLLKHLIGLLRPDAGTVVVDGVEITRLRGRDLDRVRDRYGVVFQGGALFDSMSVYDNVAFPLREKSLLAAGEIHDRVQEKLEQVGLTGMGTKNPAEISGGMRKRVAIARALVTEPEIVFFDEPTTGLDPILVNTIHHLIVELHRKFRFTAVMVSHEIPEIFEIADRVAMLHEGVIVEVGPPDAVRTSANPVVQHFIRGEIEAVPAEPRR; from the coding sequence GTGATCCGGGTGCGCGGGCTCCAGAAGCGCTTCGACGCCCAGGCGGTGCTCCGCGGTCTCGACCTCGACATCGCCACCGGGGAGATCATGGTGGTGATCGGGCGCAGCGGCGGCGGCAAGTCCGTTCTCCTCAAGCACCTGATCGGCCTGCTGCGCCCGGACGCGGGCACGGTGGTGGTGGACGGCGTCGAGATCACCCGCCTGCGCGGCCGCGATCTCGACCGCGTGCGTGACCGCTACGGCGTCGTCTTCCAGGGCGGGGCCCTCTTCGACTCCATGTCGGTCTACGACAACGTGGCCTTCCCGCTGCGGGAGAAGAGCCTGCTCGCCGCCGGTGAGATCCACGACCGCGTCCAGGAGAAGCTCGAGCAGGTCGGCCTCACCGGCATGGGGACCAAGAATCCCGCGGAGATCTCGGGCGGCATGCGCAAGCGGGTGGCGATCGCGCGGGCGCTGGTCACCGAGCCCGAGATCGTCTTCTTCGACGAGCCCACCACCGGCCTGGACCCGATCCTGGTCAATACCATTCACCACCTCATCGTGGAGCTGCATCGCAAGTTCCGCTTCACCGCGGTCATGGTGAGCCACGAGATCCCGGAGATCTTCGAGATCGCCGATCGCGTGGCCATGCTCCACGAGGGCGTGATCGTGGAGGTCGGCCCGCCCGACGCGGTGCGCACCTCCGCCAATCCGGTCGTCCAGCACTTCATTCGCGGGGAAATCGAGGCGGTGCCCGCCGAGCCGCGGCGGTAA
- the mlaD gene encoding outer membrane lipid asymmetry maintenance protein MlaD: MRRSTLELGVGIFVLIGLLALGWMSVKLGRVDFLGSKGYVVNAEFPTVGGLKVGSTIEIAGVEVGRVDRIQLKDYQAQVVMVIQPQVKLQEDAIASIKTKGLIGERYVRISPGGSDKLIPPNGRIREVEPPVDIEELLSKYIFGKV, from the coding sequence ATGAGGCGATCGACACTGGAGCTGGGGGTGGGCATCTTCGTGCTCATCGGCCTGCTCGCGCTGGGCTGGATGTCCGTCAAGCTGGGGCGCGTGGACTTCCTGGGCAGCAAGGGCTACGTGGTCAACGCCGAGTTTCCGACGGTGGGCGGGCTCAAGGTCGGCTCCACCATCGAGATCGCGGGGGTCGAGGTCGGCCGCGTCGACCGCATCCAGCTCAAGGACTACCAGGCCCAGGTGGTCATGGTGATCCAGCCGCAGGTCAAGCTGCAGGAGGACGCCATCGCCTCCATCAAGACCAAGGGGCTCATCGGCGAGCGCTACGTCCGGATCAGTCCGGGCGGCTCTGACAAGCTGATCCCGCCGAACGGTCGGATCCGCGAGGTGGAGCCGCCGGTCGACATCGAGGAGCTGCTCTCCAAGTACATCTTCGGCAAGGTATAG
- the hpnD gene encoding presqualene diphosphate synthase HpnD, which produces MNAGQFVSRLTRKSRSNFFYAFLCLPRAQREAIYACYAFCRIVDDAVDLGQDRAAQRAELRRWRDEIARVYEGQPEHPAGQRLQVAVRQFPIPRVALEEIIAGVEMDMDHPTYETFETLYPYCYRVASAVGLCCIEIFGYTDPRAREYAVNLGVALQLTNILRDVHADARIGRVYLPQSDLRRFGVTAEDLAQGRYTPQFVELMTFEAARAREYYERAWAALPPGDARSLFAAEIMGRTYFALLRAIEARRFDVFNGRVTLPAHRRVGIALRCWAGARWG; this is translated from the coding sequence GTGAACGCCGGCCAGTTCGTCTCCCGGCTGACCCGCAAGAGCCGCTCGAACTTCTTCTATGCGTTCCTCTGCCTGCCCCGCGCCCAGCGCGAGGCCATCTACGCCTGCTATGCGTTCTGCCGCATCGTCGACGACGCGGTGGATCTGGGCCAGGACCGCGCGGCCCAGCGCGCCGAGCTGCGGCGCTGGCGCGACGAGATCGCCCGCGTCTACGAGGGGCAGCCCGAGCATCCCGCCGGCCAGCGGCTGCAGGTGGCGGTCCGCCAGTTCCCGATCCCGCGCGTGGCGCTCGAGGAGATCATCGCGGGGGTCGAGATGGACATGGACCATCCGACCTACGAGACGTTCGAGACGCTCTATCCCTACTGCTATCGGGTCGCCTCCGCGGTCGGCCTCTGCTGCATCGAGATCTTCGGTTACACCGATCCACGCGCACGGGAGTACGCGGTGAACCTGGGCGTCGCCCTGCAGCTCACCAACATCCTGCGCGACGTGCACGCCGACGCGCGGATCGGGCGCGTGTACCTGCCCCAGTCCGACCTCCGCCGCTTCGGGGTGACCGCCGAGGACCTGGCCCAGGGCCGCTACACGCCGCAGTTCGTGGAGCTCATGACGTTCGAGGCCGCGCGCGCCCGCGAGTACTACGAGCGCGCGTGGGCCGCGCTGCCGCCAGGCGACGCGCGGAGCCTCTTCGCGGCCGAGATCATGGGGCGCACCTACTTCGCCCTGCTGCGCGCCATCGAGGCGCGGCGCTTCGACGTCTTCAACGGACGCGTGACCCTGCCGGCCCACCGGCGTGTGGGCATCGCGCTGCGCTGCTGGGCCGGCGCCCGGTGGGGATGA
- a CDS encoding alcohol dehydrogenase catalytic domain-containing protein: MRAQVFHGPGDLRFEEIPLPDPEPGGLVARVDAALTCGTDVKTLRRGHPVMIPRVPTVFGHELAGVVTAVGHQVRGVKEGDRIVAANSAPCGSCRFCAGGRPNLCEDLLFVNGAYGEHIALPPRLVQRNVVPIGPGLPAPIAAFTEPLACALLGIERGGVGPGMTVAVFGHGPLGCLLAMAARQRGARVIIVGKPGWRLEQVRGMGLGDCLDGPAVGDVAAHLRGLTGGRGPEVTVDATGRPEVWEQAIDGVGRGGAVVLFGGCAPGTSVRVDTRRAHYEELMLVGAFHHTPPMIRRAVELLESKAIDPGALLSRRVGLGQVREALASMERGETMKVLVDPQR, from the coding sequence ATGCGGGCCCAGGTCTTCCACGGTCCGGGCGACCTGCGCTTCGAGGAGATCCCGCTCCCGGATCCCGAGCCCGGCGGGCTCGTCGCGCGGGTCGACGCGGCGCTGACCTGCGGCACCGACGTCAAGACCCTGCGCCGGGGCCATCCCGTGATGATCCCCCGCGTGCCCACCGTCTTCGGTCACGAGCTCGCCGGCGTGGTCACCGCGGTCGGGCACCAGGTGCGGGGCGTGAAAGAGGGCGACCGGATCGTCGCGGCCAACTCGGCTCCCTGCGGGAGCTGCCGGTTCTGCGCGGGCGGCCGGCCCAATCTCTGCGAGGACCTGCTCTTCGTCAACGGCGCCTACGGCGAGCACATCGCGCTGCCGCCGCGGCTCGTGCAGCGCAACGTGGTGCCGATCGGCCCGGGGCTCCCCGCGCCGATCGCCGCCTTCACCGAGCCCCTCGCGTGTGCCCTGCTGGGCATCGAGCGCGGCGGCGTCGGGCCGGGCATGACGGTGGCCGTCTTCGGCCACGGCCCGCTGGGGTGTCTCCTCGCCATGGCGGCCCGCCAGCGCGGGGCCCGGGTGATCATCGTCGGCAAGCCGGGGTGGCGGCTCGAGCAGGTCCGAGGGATGGGCCTCGGAGATTGTCTGGACGGGCCGGCGGTGGGCGACGTCGCCGCCCATCTGCGCGGGCTGACGGGCGGCCGCGGCCCCGAGGTCACGGTGGACGCCACGGGCCGTCCCGAGGTGTGGGAGCAGGCCATAGATGGGGTGGGCCGCGGGGGGGCCGTGGTATTGTTTGGGGGTTGCGCCCCGGGCACTTCGGTGCGGGTGGATACGCGTCGCGCCCACTACGAAGAGCTCATGCTGGTGGGGGCGTTCCACCACACGCCGCCGATGATTCGACGCGCGGTGGAACTCCTCGAATCGAAAGCGATCGACCCCGGCGCCCTGCTCAGCCGTCGCGTGGGGCTGGGGCAGGTTCGAGAAGCGCTGGCATCGATGGAACGGGGTGAGACCATGAAGGTGCTGGTGGACCCACAACGATGA